A genomic window from Salvia splendens isolate huo1 chromosome 11, SspV2, whole genome shotgun sequence includes:
- the LOC121753841 gene encoding sec-independent protein translocase protein TatB-like isoform X2, giving the protein MLGISYGELFLIVGAAAALIGPKDLPVIARTAGRLAGCAIGYVQVARGQFESVMHQSQARQVHKELQDTMAQLEAIRHEVRSISFMNPGPLTTRLVDNIASQPPVTNVENESSKPPQKSSVRVETPVASRKTKDHSPSTISLSDIHSQASACARLAESAPLTANSMDDVLNELKDDSGDLSGSDLLLEAVLEEEVARNAESFFFSEAQIQTKRE; this is encoded by the exons ATGCTTGGCATTTCATACGGGGAGCTGTTCCTCATTGTTGGAGCTGCAGCCGCCCTTATCG GTCCAAAGGATCTCCCAGTGATAGCTAGAACGGCTGGGAGGTTAGCTGGGTGCGCAATTGGATATGTTCAAGTGGCACGAGGACAATTTGAAAGCGTTATGCATCAATCTCAAGCTCGTCAG GTGCATAAAGAACTACAAGATACAATGGCACAACTAGAAGCAATACGCCATGAAGTTCGGTCCATTTCTTTCATGAACCCTGGCCCCTTGACTACAAGACTTGTTGATAATATTGCTAGTCAACCACCTGTTACAAATG TGGAAAATGAATCTTCAAAACCTCCTCAAAAGAGCAGTGTGAGAGTCGAGACCCCAGTTGCCAGTAGAAAGACCAAG GATCACAGTCCTTCGACCATTTCGCTGTCTGATATACATAGCCAAGCAAGCGCATGTGCAAGATTGGCTGAATCTGCACCCTTGACTGCAAATTCCATGGACGATGTTCTTAATGAGTTAAAGGATGATTCTG GTGATTTGAGTGGATCCGACTTATTGCTAGAGGCAGTACTCGAGGAAGAGGTGGCCCGCAATGCAGAGAGTTTCTTCTTCTCTGAAGCCCAGATCCAAACAAAGAGGGAATGA
- the LOC121753841 gene encoding sec-independent protein translocase protein TatB-like isoform X1, translating into MLGISYGELFLIVGAAAALIGPKDLPVIARTAGRLAGCAIGYVQVARGQFESVMHQSQARQVHKELQDTMAQLEAIRHEVRSISFMNPGPLTTRLVDNIASQPPVTNVENESSKPPQKSSVRVETPVASRKTKDHSPSTISLSDIHSQASACARLAESAPLTANSMDDVLNELKDDSGQFVVLPISAETAKLLPCQKGDLSGSDLLLEAVLEEEVARNAESFFFSEAQIQTKRE; encoded by the exons ATGCTTGGCATTTCATACGGGGAGCTGTTCCTCATTGTTGGAGCTGCAGCCGCCCTTATCG GTCCAAAGGATCTCCCAGTGATAGCTAGAACGGCTGGGAGGTTAGCTGGGTGCGCAATTGGATATGTTCAAGTGGCACGAGGACAATTTGAAAGCGTTATGCATCAATCTCAAGCTCGTCAG GTGCATAAAGAACTACAAGATACAATGGCACAACTAGAAGCAATACGCCATGAAGTTCGGTCCATTTCTTTCATGAACCCTGGCCCCTTGACTACAAGACTTGTTGATAATATTGCTAGTCAACCACCTGTTACAAATG TGGAAAATGAATCTTCAAAACCTCCTCAAAAGAGCAGTGTGAGAGTCGAGACCCCAGTTGCCAGTAGAAAGACCAAG GATCACAGTCCTTCGACCATTTCGCTGTCTGATATACATAGCCAAGCAAGCGCATGTGCAAGATTGGCTGAATCTGCACCCTTGACTGCAAATTCCATGGACGATGTTCTTAATGAGTTAAAGGATGATTCTGGTCAGTTCGTTGTTCTACCTATATCAGCTGAAACTGCTAAACTGTTGCCCTGTCAAAAAG GTGATTTGAGTGGATCCGACTTATTGCTAGAGGCAGTACTCGAGGAAGAGGTGGCCCGCAATGCAGAGAGTTTCTTCTTCTCTGAAGCCCAGATCCAAACAAAGAGGGAATGA